One part of the Moorena sp. SIOASIH genome encodes these proteins:
- a CDS encoding ferredoxin thioredoxin reductase catalytic beta subunit, with product MTTSPIANQASDSKAEGANQASDSKLEAMQNFAQTYAQRTDTYFCVDPSVTAVVIEGLAKHKEELGAPLCPCRHYEDKEAEVKATFWNCPCVPMRERKECHCMLFLTPDNDFAGDKQEISLDEIKAARDSMA from the coding sequence ATGACTACATCACCAATAGCTAATCAAGCCAGTGATAGTAAAGCCGAGGGAGCTAATCAAGCCAGTGATAGTAAACTGGAGGCGATGCAAAACTTTGCTCAGACTTATGCTCAGCGTACTGACACTTACTTCTGTGTTGACCCAAGCGTAACTGCTGTGGTTATTGAGGGACTTGCCAAACACAAAGAAGAACTCGGTGCTCCCTTATGCCCTTGCCGCCATTATGAAGACAAAGAAGCAGAGGTGAAAGCTACCTTCTGGAATTGCCCTTGTGTCCCCATGCGGGAACGCAAGGAGTGCCACTGTATGTTATTTTTGACCCCGGATAACGATTTTGCGGGTGATAAGCAAGAAATTTCCCTAGACGAAATTAAAGCTGCGCGAGATAGCATGGCATGA
- a CDS encoding Uma2 family endonuclease encodes MTQSIDRVVLPPPFPDHTQLPESDGSFAKNFHKHPQSILLTDSIGPVLEQIHPDGHYAIGQDCGIYWRETDPPEKGAEAPDWFYVPNVPPKLDGEIRRSYVIWREYIAPLIALEFASGNGEEERDQTPLSRSEEGKVTKPGKFWVYEQIIRIAYYGIYEIKTGNLEVYEFLKGFYHKMKPNERGHYPIEPLGIELGLWQGTYQNQNQLWLRWWDNQGNLLLIGNERAEVEHARAQKAEQERQQEAEARLIAEQERQQEAEARLIAEQAIFEAVPRFLKMGLTVEQVAEALSLSVEQVRQQVEG; translated from the coding sequence ATGACTCAAAGTATTGACCGGGTGGTTTTACCTCCTCCTTTCCCAGATCACACCCAACTACCAGAATCAGATGGAAGTTTTGCCAAAAATTTTCATAAACACCCCCAAAGCATCTTACTTACAGATTCCATTGGACCAGTTTTAGAGCAAATTCATCCCGATGGACACTATGCCATTGGACAAGACTGTGGTATATATTGGCGAGAAACTGACCCACCCGAAAAAGGAGCAGAAGCTCCTGACTGGTTTTATGTTCCCAACGTTCCCCCTAAGTTAGATGGTGAAATTCGCCGTTCCTACGTTATATGGCGAGAATATATCGCTCCTTTAATTGCTCTTGAATTTGCTAGTGGGAACGGGGAAGAAGAACGAGACCAAACTCCTCTATCCCGAAGTGAGGAAGGAAAAGTCACTAAACCAGGCAAATTTTGGGTTTATGAGCAGATTATACGCATTGCCTATTACGGCATCTATGAAATCAAAACCGGTAACTTGGAGGTCTATGAATTCCTTAAAGGTTTCTATCACAAAATGAAGCCCAACGAGCGAGGTCATTATCCCATTGAACCATTAGGAATCGAATTGGGACTGTGGCAGGGAACCTATCAAAATCAAAACCAACTCTGGTTAAGGTGGTGGGATAACCAAGGTAATCTATTGCTGATTGGTAATGAGCGGGCGGAAGTAGAACATGCACGAGCTCAAAAAGCTGAACAGGAGCGACAACAAGAGGCTGAAGCACGATTGATAGCTGAACAGGAGCGACAACAAGAGGCTGAAGCACGATTGATAGCTGAACAGGCAATCTTCGAGGCTGTGCCCCGTTTTCTGAAGATGGGACTAACAGTGGAACAGGTAGCAGAAGCCCTTAGCTTGAGTGTAGAACAGGTAAGACAACAAGTTGAGGGTTGA
- a CDS encoding DUF58 domain-containing protein encodes MSVIKQTTEWLESNWVNPAYGGLLLAGIAICFFGAATNTMAGWLYVISAIIFALLVIAAILPLRSLHHLSVRRRPISPVSVGDQLTIELEIENPTLRPQTLLQIQDMLPPELGAMTKTPVATIPAQSVHRWVYYHPTPKRGVYRWHQVQLRTATPLGLFWCRRRRYVSARAVVYPTVLPLTCCPLVDEIGEEDSMQVQSDRKSQSVSQDLTKALRPYRVGDPTRLIHWRTSARYGELLVRELEVLTGSQEIIICLDSSSQWHPEYFEQAVIAAASMYSYAYRTQPNVKFWTAITGLLHGNSVVLEALAATQAGVDGKAEEKPYLPPYLPLIWLTQNPVSLNSLPPGSRCLLWPKDVSVVKPVQQLKGDSLGIVINTTEPLKPQLQQPIR; translated from the coding sequence ATGAGCGTTATCAAACAAACCACCGAATGGTTAGAAAGCAACTGGGTTAATCCCGCCTATGGAGGTTTGCTTTTAGCAGGTATTGCCATCTGTTTCTTTGGCGCTGCCACCAATACCATGGCAGGATGGCTCTATGTGATCAGTGCGATCATTTTTGCCCTACTGGTAATTGCCGCTATCTTGCCACTGCGATCGCTTCACCATCTATCAGTACGCCGACGTCCGATCTCACCGGTCAGTGTGGGAGACCAGTTAACCATTGAACTAGAAATCGAAAACCCCACCCTCCGGCCTCAAACCCTATTACAAATTCAGGATATGCTCCCACCGGAACTGGGAGCAATGACCAAAACACCAGTAGCCACCATTCCAGCCCAAAGTGTCCATCGCTGGGTTTATTACCATCCCACCCCCAAACGAGGAGTCTATCGCTGGCATCAGGTACAATTGAGAACTGCCACACCCTTGGGATTATTTTGGTGCCGTCGCCGTCGATATGTCAGCGCTAGGGCAGTAGTTTATCCCACTGTACTCCCCCTTACTTGCTGTCCCCTAGTGGATGAAATCGGTGAAGAGGACAGTATGCAAGTCCAAAGCGATCGCAAATCTCAATCAGTTAGCCAAGACCTCACCAAAGCACTACGACCTTACCGAGTTGGGGACCCTACCCGTCTGATTCACTGGCGCACCAGTGCTCGTTACGGTGAATTACTGGTACGGGAGTTAGAAGTATTGACTGGTTCTCAAGAAATTATCATCTGCCTCGATAGCTCCAGTCAATGGCATCCGGAATACTTTGAACAAGCCGTGATTGCTGCTGCTTCTATGTACTCCTATGCTTATCGGACTCAGCCAAATGTGAAATTCTGGACAGCGATAACAGGGTTATTGCACGGTAACTCAGTAGTGTTAGAAGCCCTTGCTGCCACCCAAGCCGGAGTTGATGGGAAAGCCGAAGAGAAACCCTATCTACCCCCCTATCTACCCTTGATCTGGCTGACTCAAAATCCTGTTAGTCTTAACTCCCTACCCCCTGGGAGTCGTTGCTTACTGTGGCCAAAAGATGTCTCTGTTGTAAAGCCAGTCCAACAACTCAAGGGCGATAGTTTGGGAATTGTAATTAATACGACTGAGCCCCTAAAACCCCAGTTACAGCAACCGATCCGATAG
- a CDS encoding DUF309 domain-containing protein encodes MTAIVLPEEFWQGVDQFNQQEFYACHDTLEALWIEAVEPQKRFYQGILQIAVGCYHLSNLNWRGAVVLLGEGIGRLSNYQPDYGGIDVSELLSQSVNLLEALQNVGSEQVADFLRQLEAAQSNGVVVVGGEGVSSFPKLERVDG; translated from the coding sequence ATGACAGCCATAGTACTACCTGAAGAATTTTGGCAGGGTGTCGATCAATTTAATCAGCAAGAGTTTTACGCTTGTCACGACACCCTTGAAGCTTTATGGATAGAAGCAGTTGAGCCGCAAAAGCGATTTTATCAAGGCATTTTACAAATAGCTGTTGGCTGCTACCACTTAAGCAATCTCAACTGGCGTGGTGCAGTGGTGTTACTCGGTGAAGGGATTGGACGTCTCAGTAACTATCAACCGGACTATGGGGGGATTGATGTCAGTGAGCTACTATCTCAAAGTGTTAATCTCTTAGAGGCATTGCAAAACGTTGGCTCAGAGCAAGTTGCTGATTTCCTTAGACAGTTAGAGGCAGCCCAGAGCAATGGTGTAGTTGTTGTTGGTGGCGAAGGGGTTAGCAGTTTTCCCAAACTCGAGCGAGTTGATGGTTAA